CTCAATTTCCAAGGAAATGCCGTGGTTTTTGGCTGCTTTTCGGAGGTCTTCCAGGCCCATACTGATGATTTCTGGAGTATTCCGATAATACTCGGACATGATATGAGGGGTGGTAATAACTTTTCGCAAGCCATAAGAAGCCAACCTACTTAAAAGCGAAATAGATTCTTCCATAGACTTAGATCCATCATCAATTCCAGGGATCAAATGTGAATGCATATCCACCTGAAGCCAAGAAAGATCAAAAGGTATCTCAACAGGATTTTTCTTTTTCAGAAAATCAAACCAACTCATTATAATCCTCCTTCACTTTGTTTTAAAAATTCAGCAAGATTAGGCCATTTTGTATCTTTTTCAGACAAAACGGGATTGATAACCTGCCAATCTATTCCTAATTCCGGATCACTCCAAAGCACCCCACCCTCCGAATCTTTGTGGTAATAATTTGAACATTTATAGGCAAAAACAGCGTCTTCTAAAACTGAAAATCCATGGGCAAACCCAGCCGGAACAAATAATAAATTAGCCCGTTCAGCATCAAGAACAGTAGAAAAGGATTGCCCGATAGTGGGAGAATCTTTCCTTAAATCCACTACTACATCCAAAACTTTCCCGGATATGACTCGAACGAGCTTTGCTTGGGCGAATGGAGCTCTTTGAAAATGTAACCCCCTAACTGTACCCTTGACAGAAAAAGACTGATTGTCCTGCACCCAATTTTC
Above is a window of Algoriphagus sanaruensis DNA encoding:
- the rfbC gene encoding dTDP-4-dehydrorhamnose 3,5-epimerase, whose protein sequence is MAELRKTPIEGLIEIFPKIFPDSRGYFFESFRQDWLQSLGISENWVQDNQSFSVKGTVRGLHFQRAPFAQAKLVRVISGKVLDVVVDLRKDSPTIGQSFSTVLDAERANLLFVPAGFAHGFSVLEDAVFAYKCSNYYHKDSEGGVLWSDPELGIDWQVINPVLSEKDTKWPNLAEFLKQSEGGL